Below is a genomic region from Pleuronectes platessa chromosome 5, fPlePla1.1, whole genome shotgun sequence.
ATCAGAGTGCTGGTGTTTCCGGACTTCTTCCATAGTACCAATAATCCTGAGAACACTCAAAGCTTTGTAAATAgttatatactatatatgtaATTCTTTCCCTAGAGGTCTACAGAGGGTTCCTTGACCTTCATGGCCTGGAAGTgtgtgcctttttaaactatgtGCGGTCAATTCAATTTGTATGTGTGGCCTACAATCAAATGATAGAAACCATTGCCACAGAAAGGGTCTGAATTATATGTTATAATTCATCTGTAACATGTAATTATTCAGAAACATTTTCTTAAATTAGCCGCAATttccacacacaaatactaaaaTGACTCATAATgacaaacaatcatattttcataaTGTTTGTTGGAATTAAATCTTATTTAAACAATACAATCTGCAACACGATCAATGATCCACAAATCGCAGTTTTCTGATTTACTTCCTCAAACCACTGGACATTGTGTTTGAAAGGAAAACTACAAGCTTCTTCTCTCATGTGTTGTCGACCCTGCAGGTGTTATATATGTGACGATGAGGTGCAGTACTCCAGAACTGGGCATCTGTCTCAGCTGGTGACCAGCCTACAAAAGCAAAGTTCTGCAGAACCCATAAAGAGACCACAGAAAAGTGAGTACCACCGAGAAGTTCATCATCActcttgattttttatttatgaaaatgtgttattaaatgtccactttttgttatttaggagtgaaagaggaggaggtcttGATGGAAGTGCAGCCGCAGACAGACACTGTGACAGTGATGGAAAGTGAAGACGcagagaacaaagaaaacaagcagcaacaaaagaaaaacaccaagaaAGAGAGTGTTGTGAAAAAGCCCAGCCCACCTGAAGACCAAGGTGGTGTTTCAGTGAAGGGCCTGAGCAACCTGGGAAATACCTGCTTCTTCAACGCTGTCATTCAGGTACAACTCGGCCGCCATCACTCCTTTAAAGTGAGAGAAATTTTAAACTCTGGGGTCATTATTAACTTCTGTCATTGTCTTTTGCAGAGTCTCTCTCAAACGCTGCTCTTAAGACAGACGCTCAACAAAGTGCCAGAAGAGAAAATGAGTCTGGACATTAAACCTGTTGCCCCCTCAGACCTGGTGTGTTGCTGTTATCcttcaaatgttaaaaacagTAGATGTATCCTTCCTGATATACAGCCGTTGTTCATTTAAGCCTTGTTTTTTATTCGGATTGCAGGAGCCTGTCACGGTGCAGTTGGCTCAGCCAGGATCCCTGACTCTGGCTATGTGTGGACTACTTAATGAGATCCAGGAATCCAAGAAGGGGACGGTGACACCGCAGGAGCTGTTCACTCAAGTTTGTAAAAGGTGAGGGGGACGACGGATTGAGGTGGAACCCGGTTGTGAGATTGTGCGTCTTCCTGTCATCGCTGCATCAATTATCATTCAtcatcttttccttttcctgcagGGCTCCCAGATTCAGAGGCTTTCAGCAGCAAGACAGCCAGGAGCTGCTGCGCTACCTTCTAGACGGGATGCGTGCTGAGGAGCATAaagtacagtatatacagtgccttgcataagtattcaccccccttggactttttcccattatgtactgttactaactggaattcaaatagacttaaataaactttttcccgtttgatcaacaaaacaggcatagtactttggaggtgcaaaataaattttattgttacacaaacaataatgagaacaaaaaagttgacatctgttgggtgcataagtattcacccccctgtgtcaatacttggtagaaccccctttcgctgcaattacagctgcaagtcttttggggtatgtctctaccagctttgcacatctagagatggaaaggtttgtccattcttcttggcaaaaaagatgaagctcagtcagattggatggagaccgtctgtgaaccgcaatcttcaagtcttgccatagattctctattggattgaggtctgggctttgactgggccattttaagacattaacattctttaatccaaaccattcctttgtagctctggctgtatgtttagggtcattgtcctgctggaagatgaacctccgccccagtctcaagtcttttgcagactacatcagattttcttcaaggatttccctgtatttggctccatccatctttccctctattctgaccagtttccctgtacctgctgaagagaagcatccccacagcatgatgctaccaccaccatgtttcactgttgggatggtgtgctcagggtgatgggcagtgttgggttttcgccacacatagcattttgcattgaggccaaaaagttcaattttggtctcatctgaccagagcaccttcttccacatgtttgctgtgtctcccacatggcttctggcaaactccaaacgggattttttatggatccctttcaacaatggctttcttcttgccactcttccataaaggccagatttgtgaagtagacgactaatagttgtcctgtggacagattctcccacctcagctgtggatctctgcaactcctccagagtaaccatgggcctcctggttgcttctctgattaattttctccttgtccgactcttcagtttgggtggacggcctcctcttggtaggtttgcggttgtgccatattctttccattttcttatgatgtgctcagagagatgttcaaagctctggatgttcaaagctctggatatttttttataacctaaccctgcttcatatttctccacaactttatccctgacctgtttggggAGCTCCTTgatcttcatgatgctgtttgttcagtaatgatctctaacaaactctgagtccgtcaaaGAACAGgtatatttatactgagataAAATTACAGACATGTGGatcctatttactaattatgtgacttgcaaatgtgacttgtgaatgcaattggttgcaccagatctttgttaggggtttcacagtaaagggggtgaatacatatgcactcaacacttttcagatttttatttgtaaataattgtgaaatccatgtaatatttcctcccacttccaaatgatgcactattttgtgttggtccattacataaactcacgatgaaattaattttaatctgtcgttataccatgacaaaatgtagaaaagtccaaagggggtgaatacttatgcaaggcactgtacttcCAGTTTAGAGCATATATCACCGAGTATATACACTTAGAATACTCTAGAGCGGTCCATGTGACTATTTGTTGAATGGAAGTGTGTTGATTTGACATTGGAACAGTACACCAATGAAAATGCATCTATTATTCTAGATCATTGGCAGCAATTTAATCAAACTTAATCACAAATTTAggacatttaattatttatgaaagGCAAAGATATGTTGccagatttatttttcctcattGAAAGATGTTAAAGATTTAGCTTCCACCCGATAGTTTGTGTAATTTTCACAACTTGAGGATTTATCAGTGTAAAGAAGCTTAGAACTGTTGATATTCTGTGAAAATGTGATATAAAATGGTTcgttttttataatttacatCTAAAcgttgtgtttgtctctgcagagaGTAAGCACAGGGATCGTGGACGCTTTGAAACAATCCAAGAAAAGCACCGATGAAGAGCAGCTGAAAACACTAGTAAAAGGTAAGTCACTGGGATTTAAAATAGACATATTGTGGTTAAGTAGGAAACGTGTGTATCCCTCCATAGTATGTCTTGGTTCACCTAATAATTAAATGTGGCGTTCTGATTTCAGAGTACGAGAAAAATGGGTTTCCGCAAAACTTTGTCGACAAAGTTTTTGGTGGGGAATTGACCAGCACCATAATGTGTCAGCAGTGTAAAACGGTATGTACTGTTGATAAACCTTTTAACGATAACTGGTGAGTGTTGTGTCCGTGTGAAGCTTAACAGCCACTTCTTTGCACTTGCAGGTTTCTGTAGTGACCGAAATGTTTTTGGATCTTTCTCTTCCCATTTCTGACGAGGTAAGACCCTCAATAGTCGCTGTGTTGCTCATTATAAACAAGTTAAATGCATGTTGCTCATTATGACTACAATCCTACAGGCAAATAAAAAGAAGAGCCTGAAAAAAGCCTTTCAAAAGACCAGTGAGCCGAGCCCGGAGGACAGAATCAGCCCTGCTCTGACCAACGGGGACGATGACAATGGCGTTACCAGCGGGGGGGGCGAGCAAGTACCAGCAGAAGAAGGCCAAGAAGCAGGCCAAGAAGCAATCTAAGGTACGTCAGTGGATCTGTACGAATGGATCTGGCCTTCACTCGAGGAAACACCGTGCACAATGAACTAACCAGCCTTGTCTTTgattacagcagcagaagaggCAGCAGAAGTTTGAGGACAGAGTCACCTTGGATCATCTCACACCTCCGAGCTGTTCAGAGAGCGACCAGATGGATCCTTCTCCCAGCACAGAGGAAGGGGAAACTGTTGTCACTGAGATACATaaggaagaagaagcagaaggagaagcagcCCCCCCGAGTGACGGAGACGCTGCACAAATCCCTGCCGCTGATGTGGATGCACAGGACCAGGACACAGTCCAGgctgagaaagaagaggagggcgAGGATTCCGAAACCGACTCATCTGCTAATTCATCCGTCAGCAACCGGTTTGAAGTCCTGTCGAAGAACCAGGAATCAGAGGACGGCGTCTTGGATGACGGCAACACATCTGACGTGGCGccggaggcagaggaggatacACAGCTGGTGGATGAAATGGAGAAAGTCACCCTGGATGAGGCCTTCATACAGGACTCGGATGCTGCGGATCAAAGCACAGAGGCTGAAGATGAGCCACCGGAAGAGAGAGAGTACACTGTCGTGAACCAGGACCCGGAGCTGGCCTTCCACACGCTGGCTTCCAGAACGACCCCCGAGAAGATGGCCTGCTCGGTGGAGTCGTGCCTGTTCCAGTTCACTGAGGTGGAAACCCTCACGGACAACAACAGCCTGTTGTGCGTCACCTGCACCAAACAGCGGGggaacaaaaacaaagctgCAGGTGTGTGGAATTTCTCTCATGAACACATTTGACCTGTTGTTGATGCTTTTATCTCCTCGTGTAAACTCATGAACTGTACATCTGGATGTGGGGCAGTACACTGTCACAAATCCCTTTTGCATTTCAAGATgaacaaaaatttgtttttctttgcttgtgCTTTGTTAAGGATCCAAGAACAATGTCTACACCGACGCCTTGAAGCAAATGCTGATCTCTTCTCCCCCACCAGTACTTACCCTTCACATGAAGAGATTTAAACAGGTGAGACGGGTGAAGTAACATTTTTACAGCTTGGACTCACTTGTTATTATAGTTTAATTTAGTCTTTTGTAAGGTACTGAATCATTTATTTGTGCAATATTTAACCACTTGTTTTCCTATAGAGTGGACACGGTATTAGTAAAGTGAACCGACACGTCCAATTCCCCCTAATACTGGATTTGgcttctttctgtgtggagaaaTGCAAGGTAAATACCCCAATTAATGGCTTTTATTATTCACAAATAATTGTATCGCTGTTTTATTTCAGGGCACTAACAAAAAGTTTGTCTCCACACAGAACGTGACGGAAGGAGAGACTCGGATTCTGTATAGTTTATACGGCATCGTGGAGCACAGTGGAACCATGAGGGGCGGGCATTACACAGG
It encodes:
- the usp16 gene encoding LOW QUALITY PROTEIN: ubiquitin carboxyl-terminal hydrolase 16 (The sequence of the model RefSeq protein was modified relative to this genomic sequence to represent the inferred CDS: deleted 1 base in 1 codon); this translates as MGKKRAKDKSPREDEEIDLTGPNCRHIKKGTDQTLLKKLTGSSDWTSCQDCKHEENKENSDTNQAQEEEEEEESGGAAVWMCLKCGHRGCGRHSENQHAIKHYETPRSEPHCLVVSMDNWSVWCYICDDEVQYSRTGHLSQLVTSLQKQSSAEPIKRPQKRVKEEEVLMEVQPQTDTVTVMESEDAENKENKQQQKKNTKKESVVKKPSPPEDQGGVSVKGLSNLGNTCFFNAVIQSLSQTLLLRQTLNKVPEEKMSLDIKPVAPSDLEPVTVQLAQPGSLTLAMCGLLNEIQESKKGTVTPQELFTQVCKRAPRFRGFQQQDSQELLRYLLDGMRAEEHKRVSTGIVDALKQSKKSTDEEQLKTLVKEYEKNGFPQNFVDKVFGGELTSTIMCQQCKTVSVVTEMFLDLSLPISDEANKKKSLKKAFQKTSEPSPEDRISPALTNGDDDNGVTSGGGSKYQQKKAKKQAKKQSKQQKRQQKFEDRVTLDHLTPPSCSESDQMDPSPSTEEGETVVTEIHKEEEAEGEAAPPSDGDAAQIPAADVDAQDQDTVQAEKEEEGEDSETDSSANSSVSNRFEVLSKNQESEDGVLDDGNTSDVAPEAEEDTQLVDEMEKVTLDEAFIQDSDAADQSTEAEDEPPEEREYTVVNQDPELAFHTLASRTTPEKMACSVESCLFQFTEVETLTDNNSLLCVTCTKQRGNKNKAAGSKNNVYTDALKQMLISSPPPVLTLHMKRFKQSGHGISKVNRHVQFPLILDLASFCVEKCKNVTEGETRILYSLYGIVEHSGTMRGGHYTGYVKVRPEGPKPTSNGHASDGDVEPAKGSWFYVSDTSVQPASESKVQSCQAYLLFYERIL